From Sporosarcina sp. 6E9, a single genomic window includes:
- a CDS encoding DUF1659 domain-containing protein: MATIEFKHAVGRVFFDGGMTDDGKLIRRSKNYQNIAAGVDANSLYNGLEKLASLSSLPFIGAEKVETSTVNN, from the coding sequence ATGGCGACAATCGAATTCAAACATGCAGTTGGCCGTGTGTTTTTTGACGGTGGTATGACGGATGATGGAAAACTCATTCGGAGATCGAAAAATTACCAAAACATTGCAGCAGGTGTCGATGCAAATAGCTTGTATAACGGGCTTGAAAAACTAGCCAGCCTATCATCACTACCGTTTATCGGTGCAGAAAAAGTTGAAACATCAACAGTGAACAACTAA
- a CDS encoding cytochrome c biogenesis protein CcdC, whose product MFTKVPPVYLIIGSTLLALFMGTMAAIVRSKAAKRPVSVKTIILPPIFMSTGALMFIFEEFRVAPLQILEAVGVGMVFSLILIKTTNFEIRDKEIYIKRSKAFVFILFGLLIIRLVGKLALSNTIDVGELGGMFWILAFGMIVPWRVAMFVKYKKLQNTKGVGI is encoded by the coding sequence ATTTTCACTAAAGTTCCCCCCGTTTATTTAATAATAGGGTCAACTCTCTTAGCACTTTTCATGGGGACAATGGCGGCTATTGTTCGTTCGAAAGCAGCGAAACGGCCTGTATCTGTCAAGACAATTATTTTGCCACCGATTTTTATGTCGACTGGCGCATTAATGTTCATTTTTGAAGAGTTTCGAGTTGCACCGCTACAAATATTGGAAGCGGTTGGCGTAGGGATGGTATTTTCACTTATTTTAATCAAAACAACGAATTTTGAAATTCGTGATAAAGAAATTTATATCAAACGATCTAAAGCTTTTGTCTTCATTTTATTCGGCCTTTTAATTATTCGACTTGTCGGGAAGTTAGCATTAAGCAATACGATTGATGTCGGAGAACTCGGAGGCATGTTCTGGATTCTTGCATTCGGGATGATTGTACCGTGGCGAGTCGCGATGTTTGTTAAATATAAGAAATTGCAAAATACAAAAGGTGTCGGCATTTAA
- a CDS encoding YvrJ family protein: protein MDQWISLVQEIGFPIIVSFYLLHRIETKLIAIHDAIVTDIKK from the coding sequence ATGGATCAATGGATTAGTCTCGTTCAAGAAATCGGCTTTCCGATAATTGTGTCCTTTTATCTACTGCACCGAATTGAAACGAAACTCATTGCGATCCATGATGCAATTGTCACGGATATTAAGAAGTAA
- a CDS encoding DUF2922 domain-containing protein: protein MAKTLQLNFATASGKKLMLTVDEPREDLTSVEVESAMQGVINAGVFGVDESLIASATSARIVERTVTELIEG, encoded by the coding sequence ATGGCAAAAACATTACAACTGAATTTCGCTACAGCGAGCGGCAAAAAATTGATGTTAACTGTCGATGAGCCACGTGAGGATCTTACTTCTGTGGAAGTCGAATCTGCGATGCAAGGCGTAATTAATGCAGGCGTGTTTGGGGTCGATGAATCGCTAATTGCATCAGCAACTAGCGCACGGATTGTCGAACGTACAGTTACCGAATTAATAGAAGGATAA
- a CDS encoding SCO family protein has product MHKFFRTSFIVLIVLILGACSGNEFKPDHKLKIEPFAFTNQHNEEVSLDDLKGQVWLAQFVFSNCTTVCGPMMVNMANLQDELIKEKVEDYKIVSFTVDPAFDTPEVLQGYLDVFAPSDESKWEMLTGYKQDVISEIAKKSFAQIVVDDPNSDQVTHGTRFALVNQEGLVVKLYNGNDDVPFEDIVKDMKALIKQGA; this is encoded by the coding sequence ATGCATAAATTTTTCAGAACATCTTTCATCGTACTTATCGTACTAATTTTGGGTGCTTGTTCCGGGAATGAGTTTAAACCGGATCATAAACTTAAAATCGAACCATTTGCATTTACAAATCAGCATAATGAAGAAGTATCGCTTGATGATTTGAAAGGTCAAGTATGGCTTGCTCAATTCGTATTTTCGAATTGTACAACCGTTTGCGGGCCAATGATGGTCAATATGGCGAACTTACAAGATGAACTTATTAAAGAAAAAGTTGAAGACTATAAAATTGTTTCCTTTACAGTTGATCCTGCTTTTGATACACCTGAAGTATTACAAGGGTACTTGGATGTATTTGCACCGTCGGATGAGTCTAAATGGGAAATGTTGACGGGCTACAAACAAGATGTAATTAGTGAAATCGCCAAAAAGTCATTTGCACAAATCGTTGTTGATGATCCTAATTCAGATCAGGTAACTCACGGCACACGCTTTGCACTTGTTAACCAAGAAGGATTAGTTGTTAAATTATATAACGGAAATGATGATGTCCCTTTTGAAGATATTGTTAAAGATATGAAGGCACTTATTAAACAAGGCGCGTAA
- a CDS encoding DUF2621 family protein, translating into MLEGWFLWFIVFWVIVLVGLFAIGGFFMFRKFLKVFPKADGKSDLDWEEYYVDKSIHLWNDEAKEMLEELTKPVPELFRPVAKQKIGAKIGEIALKEKAKKINMDLIIRGYIIATPPRDYKFLRKKLAEINFDVTPYEHLFQKDKGKTTS; encoded by the coding sequence ATGCTAGAAGGTTGGTTTCTTTGGTTTATCGTATTTTGGGTGATTGTCCTTGTTGGGTTATTTGCAATAGGCGGATTTTTTATGTTCCGTAAATTCTTGAAAGTATTCCCAAAAGCAGATGGGAAATCCGATTTGGACTGGGAAGAATATTATGTGGATAAGTCGATTCATCTTTGGAATGACGAGGCGAAAGAGATGCTGGAGGAACTAACAAAACCGGTTCCCGAATTATTTCGTCCTGTTGCCAAGCAAAAAATCGGCGCTAAAATCGGTGAAATAGCGCTTAAAGAAAAAGCGAAAAAAATAAATATGGATCTTATTATTCGAGGGTATATTATTGCCACGCCTCCACGCGATTATAAATTCTTACGCAAAAAACTTGCCGAAATAAATTTCGATGTAACCCCATATGAACACTTATTCCAAAAAGACAAAGGTAAAACTACAAGTTAA
- a CDS encoding thioredoxin family protein translates to MEQIQSYEEWIEIAQSLDSLLLFVKTDNCSVCDGLLPQVAALQSDYSLPFYMVNIADAPEIAGQLSLFTAPVVLLYKEGNEYARFARFVQMNELNKRLGELEEWGKHVD, encoded by the coding sequence GTGGAACAGATACAATCATATGAAGAGTGGATAGAAATCGCACAAAGCCTAGATTCATTACTTCTTTTCGTGAAAACAGATAATTGTTCTGTTTGTGACGGATTGCTACCGCAAGTGGCGGCACTTCAATCGGATTATTCACTTCCTTTTTACATGGTAAATATAGCGGACGCACCTGAGATTGCAGGACAACTATCGTTATTTACTGCTCCAGTTGTACTGCTATATAAAGAAGGAAATGAATATGCTCGCTTTGCCCGTTTTGTACAGATGAATGAATTGAATAAACGTTTAGGCGAACTTGAAGAATGGGGGAAACATGTTGATTGA